A part of Aegilops tauschii subsp. strangulata cultivar AL8/78 chromosome 2, Aet v6.0, whole genome shotgun sequence genomic DNA contains:
- the LOC109746920 gene encoding filament-like plant protein 7 isoform X3 has product MDHKTWLWRKKASERTVLVKNKPNISDKEHEEKIARLERSLQGLNEQLSFAHAECFEKDAILSKQAKVAEEAILGWEKAEAEAIAIKTELDDTLHQKAMVEQRICQLDEALNVAAEERELLIKDTAQIISCEKDKVWNLEQNVAEKENIIASLDDEYSRLSEILSVKEKIILDLTESNAVKESDLKDLAAKLESTERSNSSLRYEVCMLQKQLDIRSEERKCNLKSADASHKQHLENVRKITKLEEECKRLRSMVRKRLPGPAAVARMRSEVETLGSSTTHIRTGKLNSSPSFNSYDQIQNSSNASHVSPSLLARLHVTEDENKAMKESLSRKDGELQLSRTMLARTTSKLSQVEAQLEDLSGDRATTELAKRSPTVIENPLSSISEGGRNEDNVSCSGSWASALISELEHFKNGKLTTPSCKSTRMSDLSFMDDFEEIERLAMVCDDKPSKSYDVKREATESAGKELVPVDGLSETTNQVHPHKTEKGLLKLIELVEGVIQRSSKDYSSNLVQSGGNMGDQSTLITGYFAHAFLWKTSELTCVLRHFIVVCNELLYGNTDVERFVLEVSLTLDWILNHCFSLQDVSEMRETIIKHLHLDSTDVHEAVAAKQIGVQATNGIDEPGTPNSVQMSLVSASSPMDIGLKADNDTDSIRNGVSFSFHAPEVKSSSLRAELNALKETGNLVTHGVDGKSTVSELDKHKSIANSEVNKGSLQGSSHSTEEDPKCVSGNKDKNLHTLEISTASEKLIECQETILNLGKQLKALSSPKDATSVRPERKPRSKSLNEMLAVDDGGFYDLSSPKTKEIICSEIRPPHERKLSADEGGDDSESCYSHPTPVVPPGKPYGVSGTCKKEATAKAVSLAVVPSKHKGNPNLLKRILTGRRRDAIIKPKVVLSA; this is encoded by the exons ATGGATCATAAAACATGGCTTTGGAGAAAGAAGGCATCAGAAAGGACTGTTTTGGTAAAGAATAAACCCAATATATCAGATAAGGAACATGAG GAGAAGATTGCGCGGCTAGAGAGATCACTGCAAGGCTTAAATGAACAACTTTCATTTGCTCATGCTGAATGCTTCGAGAAGGATGCTATTTTATCCAAGCAAGCAAAAGTAGCTGAAGAAGCCATACTAG GCTGGGAGAAAGCAGAGGCTGAAGCTATAGCTATCAAGACAGAACTTGATGATACTCTGCATCAGAAAGCCATGGTTGAGCAAAGGATTTGTCAGCTTGATGAGGCTCTAAATGTTGCAGCGGAAGAGAGGGAGTTATTGATAAAGGACACTGCTCAAATAATTTCTTGTGAGAAGGATAAAGTTTGGAATCTAGAACAAAATGTCGCGGAGAAGGAGAACATAATTGCTAGCTTGGACGATGAGTACAGCAGACTATCTGAAATCCTCTCAGTAAAAGAGAAAATCATCTTAGATCTAACTGAATCAAATGCAGTCAAAGAGTCAGACTTGAAGGACCTTGCGGCAAAACTAGAGTCGACAGAGAGATCAAATTCTTCTCTTAGATATGAGGTTTGCATGCTGCAGAAGCAACTTGATATTCGTAGTGAGGAAAGGAAGTGTAACCTCAAATCTGCTGATGCTTCACACAAACAGCATCTTGAAAACGTAAGGAAGATTACTaagctagaagaagaatgcaagaGATTGCGCTCAATGGTACGTAAAAGGCTACCAGGACCAGCTGCCGTTGCTAGAATGAGAAGTGAAGTTGAAACACTGGGCAGCAGTACAACACACATAAGGACGGGAAAGTTGAATTCTTCGCCATCCTTCAATTCATATGATCAGATACAGAACTCTTCCAATGCATCGCATGTAAGTCCTTCATTGCTTGCAAGGCTACACGTGACGGAAGATGAAAATAAGGCCATGAAGGAATCTCTTTCTAGAAAGGATGGTGAACTTCAGCTTTCCCGTACTATGCTTGCTCGCACAACCTCTAAGCTTTCCCAAGTTGAAGCTCAACTCGAAGACTTATCAGGTGATCGAGCTACCACAGAACTGGCAAAAAGAAGTCCTACAGTGATTGAAAATCCTCTTTCATCTATCTCCGAGGGTGGTCGCAATGAAGATAATGTCAGCTGTTCAGGTTCATGGGCGTCAGCCTTGATTTCTGAACTTGAACATTTCAAGAATGGGAAGCTGACTACACCTTCTTGTAAGAGCACAAGAATGTCAGACTTAAGTTTCATGGATGACTTTGAAGAAATAGAAAGGCTAGCAATGGTATGTGATGATAAGCCTTCAAAATCATATGATGTAAAGAGAGAGGCAACAGAATCAGCAGGTAAAGAGCTGGTTCCAGTTGATGGTCTCAGTGAAACAACTAATCAAGTTCACCCGCACAAGACTGAGAAGGGACTCCTGAAGTTAATTGAACTTGTCGAGGGAGTTATCCAGAGATCGTCAAAGGATTACAGTAGCAACCTTGTGCAATCTGGTGGCAACATGGGTGATCAATCTACGCTGATAACTGGTTATTTTGCTCATGCATTCTTATGGAAAACATCAGAACTCACTTGTGTACTGCGACACTTCATTGTTGTATGCAATGAGCTTCTGTATGGGAATACTGATGTCGAAAGATTTGTTCTTGAAGTGAGCCTCACACTAGACTGGATACTGAACCACTGCTTTTCACTGCAAGATGTATCAGAGATGAGGGAAACTATCATAAAGCATTTGCATTTAGATAGCACTGATGTGCATGAAGCTGTTGCAGCCAAACAAATAGGAGTCCAAGCCACAAATGGCATAGATGAACCCGGCACTCCAAACAGCGTGCAGATGTCACTAGTTTCTGCATCAAGCCCCATGGATATTGGACTTAAAGCTGATAATGACACAGACAGTATAAGGAATGGAGTCTCATTCTCTTTCCATGCACCGGAAGTAAAATCTTCAAGTTTGCGAGCAGAACTTAATGCATTGAAAGAAACAGGAAATCTGGTAACACATGGTGTTGATGGTAAATCAACAGTGAGTGAACTTGACAAACACAAATCCATCGCTAACTCTGAGGTAAACAAGGGCAGTCTACAGGGAAGCAGTCACTCTACTGAAGAAGACCCAAAATGTGTTTCTGGGAATAAAGATAAAAATCTACACACG CTGGAGATCTCGACAGCATCAGAGAAGCTCATCGAGTGTCAGGAGACAATCCTAAACCTGGGAAAGCAACTGAAAGCACTTTCATCGCCAAAGGATGCCACCTCGGTTCGTCCAGAGCGAAAACCTCGGTCTAAGTCACTGAATGAGATGCTAGCCGTCGATGATGGGGGATTCTATGACCTCAGCTCCCCGAAGACCAAGGAGATTATATGCTCAGAAATAAGGCCACCACATGAAAGAAAACTTTCTGCCGATGAGGGAGGTGACGATTCAGAATCGTGTTATTCTCACCCAACACCAGTGGTTCCACCCGGCAAACCTTACGGTGTGAGCGGAACCTGCAAGAAAGAAGCCACTGCCAAGGCCGTATCACTAGCCGTTGTCCCAAGCAAGCACAAGGGGAACCCCAACTTGCTCAAGAGGATCCTGACAGGAAGGAGGAGGGATGCCATAATCAAGCCAAAGGTGGTCCTGAGTGCTTAG
- the LOC109746920 gene encoding filament-like plant protein 7 isoform X1, whose translation MDHKTWLWRKKASERTVLVKNKPNISDKEHEEKIARLERSLQGLNEQLSFAHAECFEKDAILSKQAKVAEEAILGWEKAEAEAIAIKTELDDTLHQKAMVEQRICQLDEALNVAAEERELLIKDTAQIISCEKDKVWNLEQNVAEKENIIASLDDEYSRLSEILSVKEKIILDLTESNAVKESDLKDLAAKLESTERSNSSLRYEVCMLQKQLDIRSEERKCNLKSADASHKQHLENVRKITKLEEECKRLRSMVRKRLPGPAAVARMRSEVETLGSSTTHIRTGKLNSSPSFNSYDQIQNSSNASHVSPSLLARLHVTEDENKAMKESLSRKDGELQLSRTMLARTTSKLSQVEAQLEDLSGDRATTELAKRSPTVIENPLSSISEGGRNEDNVSCSGSWASALISELEHFKNGKLTTPSCKSTRMSDLSFMDDFEEIERLAMVCDDKPSKSYDVKREATESAGKELVPVDGLSETTNQVHPHKTEKGLLKLIELVEGVIQRSSKDYSSNLVQSGGNMGDQSTLITGYFAHAFLWKTSELTCVLRHFIVVCNELLYGNTDVERFVLEVSLTLDWILNHCFSLQDVSEMRETIIKHLHLDSTDVHEAVAAKQIGVQATNGIDEPGTPNSVQMSLVSASSPMDIGLKADNDTDSIRNGVSFSFHAPEVKSSSLRAELNALKETGNLVTHGVDGKSTVSELDKHKSIANSEVNKGSLQGSSHSTEEDPKCVSGNKDKNLHTQLEISTASEKLIECQETILNLGKQLKALSSPKDATSVRPERKPRSKSLNEMLAVDDGGFYDLSSPKTKEIICSEIRPPHERKLSADEGGDDSESCYSHPTPVVPPGKPYGVSGTCKKEATAKAVSLAVVPSKHKGNPNLLKRILTGRRRDAIIKPKVVLSA comes from the exons ATGGATCATAAAACATGGCTTTGGAGAAAGAAGGCATCAGAAAGGACTGTTTTGGTAAAGAATAAACCCAATATATCAGATAAGGAACATGAG GAGAAGATTGCGCGGCTAGAGAGATCACTGCAAGGCTTAAATGAACAACTTTCATTTGCTCATGCTGAATGCTTCGAGAAGGATGCTATTTTATCCAAGCAAGCAAAAGTAGCTGAAGAAGCCATACTAG GCTGGGAGAAAGCAGAGGCTGAAGCTATAGCTATCAAGACAGAACTTGATGATACTCTGCATCAGAAAGCCATGGTTGAGCAAAGGATTTGTCAGCTTGATGAGGCTCTAAATGTTGCAGCGGAAGAGAGGGAGTTATTGATAAAGGACACTGCTCAAATAATTTCTTGTGAGAAGGATAAAGTTTGGAATCTAGAACAAAATGTCGCGGAGAAGGAGAACATAATTGCTAGCTTGGACGATGAGTACAGCAGACTATCTGAAATCCTCTCAGTAAAAGAGAAAATCATCTTAGATCTAACTGAATCAAATGCAGTCAAAGAGTCAGACTTGAAGGACCTTGCGGCAAAACTAGAGTCGACAGAGAGATCAAATTCTTCTCTTAGATATGAGGTTTGCATGCTGCAGAAGCAACTTGATATTCGTAGTGAGGAAAGGAAGTGTAACCTCAAATCTGCTGATGCTTCACACAAACAGCATCTTGAAAACGTAAGGAAGATTACTaagctagaagaagaatgcaagaGATTGCGCTCAATGGTACGTAAAAGGCTACCAGGACCAGCTGCCGTTGCTAGAATGAGAAGTGAAGTTGAAACACTGGGCAGCAGTACAACACACATAAGGACGGGAAAGTTGAATTCTTCGCCATCCTTCAATTCATATGATCAGATACAGAACTCTTCCAATGCATCGCATGTAAGTCCTTCATTGCTTGCAAGGCTACACGTGACGGAAGATGAAAATAAGGCCATGAAGGAATCTCTTTCTAGAAAGGATGGTGAACTTCAGCTTTCCCGTACTATGCTTGCTCGCACAACCTCTAAGCTTTCCCAAGTTGAAGCTCAACTCGAAGACTTATCAGGTGATCGAGCTACCACAGAACTGGCAAAAAGAAGTCCTACAGTGATTGAAAATCCTCTTTCATCTATCTCCGAGGGTGGTCGCAATGAAGATAATGTCAGCTGTTCAGGTTCATGGGCGTCAGCCTTGATTTCTGAACTTGAACATTTCAAGAATGGGAAGCTGACTACACCTTCTTGTAAGAGCACAAGAATGTCAGACTTAAGTTTCATGGATGACTTTGAAGAAATAGAAAGGCTAGCAATGGTATGTGATGATAAGCCTTCAAAATCATATGATGTAAAGAGAGAGGCAACAGAATCAGCAGGTAAAGAGCTGGTTCCAGTTGATGGTCTCAGTGAAACAACTAATCAAGTTCACCCGCACAAGACTGAGAAGGGACTCCTGAAGTTAATTGAACTTGTCGAGGGAGTTATCCAGAGATCGTCAAAGGATTACAGTAGCAACCTTGTGCAATCTGGTGGCAACATGGGTGATCAATCTACGCTGATAACTGGTTATTTTGCTCATGCATTCTTATGGAAAACATCAGAACTCACTTGTGTACTGCGACACTTCATTGTTGTATGCAATGAGCTTCTGTATGGGAATACTGATGTCGAAAGATTTGTTCTTGAAGTGAGCCTCACACTAGACTGGATACTGAACCACTGCTTTTCACTGCAAGATGTATCAGAGATGAGGGAAACTATCATAAAGCATTTGCATTTAGATAGCACTGATGTGCATGAAGCTGTTGCAGCCAAACAAATAGGAGTCCAAGCCACAAATGGCATAGATGAACCCGGCACTCCAAACAGCGTGCAGATGTCACTAGTTTCTGCATCAAGCCCCATGGATATTGGACTTAAAGCTGATAATGACACAGACAGTATAAGGAATGGAGTCTCATTCTCTTTCCATGCACCGGAAGTAAAATCTTCAAGTTTGCGAGCAGAACTTAATGCATTGAAAGAAACAGGAAATCTGGTAACACATGGTGTTGATGGTAAATCAACAGTGAGTGAACTTGACAAACACAAATCCATCGCTAACTCTGAGGTAAACAAGGGCAGTCTACAGGGAAGCAGTCACTCTACTGAAGAAGACCCAAAATGTGTTTCTGGGAATAAAGATAAAAATCTACACACG CAGCTGGAGATCTCGACAGCATCAGAGAAGCTCATCGAGTGTCAGGAGACAATCCTAAACCTGGGAAAGCAACTGAAAGCACTTTCATCGCCAAAGGATGCCACCTCGGTTCGTCCAGAGCGAAAACCTCGGTCTAAGTCACTGAATGAGATGCTAGCCGTCGATGATGGGGGATTCTATGACCTCAGCTCCCCGAAGACCAAGGAGATTATATGCTCAGAAATAAGGCCACCACATGAAAGAAAACTTTCTGCCGATGAGGGAGGTGACGATTCAGAATCGTGTTATTCTCACCCAACACCAGTGGTTCCACCCGGCAAACCTTACGGTGTGAGCGGAACCTGCAAGAAAGAAGCCACTGCCAAGGCCGTATCACTAGCCGTTGTCCCAAGCAAGCACAAGGGGAACCCCAACTTGCTCAAGAGGATCCTGACAGGAAGGAGGAGGGATGCCATAATCAAGCCAAAGGTGGTCCTGAGTGCTTAG
- the LOC109746920 gene encoding filament-like plant protein 7 isoform X4: MDHKTWLWRKKASERTVLVKNKPNISDKEHEIARLERSLQGLNEQLSFAHAECFEKDAILSKQAKVAEEAILGWEKAEAEAIAIKTELDDTLHQKAMVEQRICQLDEALNVAAEERELLIKDTAQIISCEKDKVWNLEQNVAEKENIIASLDDEYSRLSEILSVKEKIILDLTESNAVKESDLKDLAAKLESTERSNSSLRYEVCMLQKQLDIRSEERKCNLKSADASHKQHLENVRKITKLEEECKRLRSMVRKRLPGPAAVARMRSEVETLGSSTTHIRTGKLNSSPSFNSYDQIQNSSNASHVSPSLLARLHVTEDENKAMKESLSRKDGELQLSRTMLARTTSKLSQVEAQLEDLSGDRATTELAKRSPTVIENPLSSISEGGRNEDNVSCSGSWASALISELEHFKNGKLTTPSCKSTRMSDLSFMDDFEEIERLAMVCDDKPSKSYDVKREATESAGKELVPVDGLSETTNQVHPHKTEKGLLKLIELVEGVIQRSSKDYSSNLVQSGGNMGDQSTLITGYFAHAFLWKTSELTCVLRHFIVVCNELLYGNTDVERFVLEVSLTLDWILNHCFSLQDVSEMRETIIKHLHLDSTDVHEAVAAKQIGVQATNGIDEPGTPNSVQMSLVSASSPMDIGLKADNDTDSIRNGVSFSFHAPEVKSSSLRAELNALKETGNLVTHGVDGKSTVSELDKHKSIANSEVNKGSLQGSSHSTEEDPKCVSGNKDKNLHTQLEISTASEKLIECQETILNLGKQLKALSSPKDATSVRPERKPRSKSLNEMLAVDDGGFYDLSSPKTKEIICSEIRPPHERKLSADEGGDDSESCYSHPTPVVPPGKPYGVSGTCKKEATAKAVSLAVVPSKHKGNPNLLKRILTGRRRDAIIKPKVVLSA; this comes from the exons ATGGATCATAAAACATGGCTTTGGAGAAAGAAGGCATCAGAAAGGACTGTTTTGGTAAAGAATAAACCCAATATATCAGATAAGGAACATGAG ATTGCGCGGCTAGAGAGATCACTGCAAGGCTTAAATGAACAACTTTCATTTGCTCATGCTGAATGCTTCGAGAAGGATGCTATTTTATCCAAGCAAGCAAAAGTAGCTGAAGAAGCCATACTAG GCTGGGAGAAAGCAGAGGCTGAAGCTATAGCTATCAAGACAGAACTTGATGATACTCTGCATCAGAAAGCCATGGTTGAGCAAAGGATTTGTCAGCTTGATGAGGCTCTAAATGTTGCAGCGGAAGAGAGGGAGTTATTGATAAAGGACACTGCTCAAATAATTTCTTGTGAGAAGGATAAAGTTTGGAATCTAGAACAAAATGTCGCGGAGAAGGAGAACATAATTGCTAGCTTGGACGATGAGTACAGCAGACTATCTGAAATCCTCTCAGTAAAAGAGAAAATCATCTTAGATCTAACTGAATCAAATGCAGTCAAAGAGTCAGACTTGAAGGACCTTGCGGCAAAACTAGAGTCGACAGAGAGATCAAATTCTTCTCTTAGATATGAGGTTTGCATGCTGCAGAAGCAACTTGATATTCGTAGTGAGGAAAGGAAGTGTAACCTCAAATCTGCTGATGCTTCACACAAACAGCATCTTGAAAACGTAAGGAAGATTACTaagctagaagaagaatgcaagaGATTGCGCTCAATGGTACGTAAAAGGCTACCAGGACCAGCTGCCGTTGCTAGAATGAGAAGTGAAGTTGAAACACTGGGCAGCAGTACAACACACATAAGGACGGGAAAGTTGAATTCTTCGCCATCCTTCAATTCATATGATCAGATACAGAACTCTTCCAATGCATCGCATGTAAGTCCTTCATTGCTTGCAAGGCTACACGTGACGGAAGATGAAAATAAGGCCATGAAGGAATCTCTTTCTAGAAAGGATGGTGAACTTCAGCTTTCCCGTACTATGCTTGCTCGCACAACCTCTAAGCTTTCCCAAGTTGAAGCTCAACTCGAAGACTTATCAGGTGATCGAGCTACCACAGAACTGGCAAAAAGAAGTCCTACAGTGATTGAAAATCCTCTTTCATCTATCTCCGAGGGTGGTCGCAATGAAGATAATGTCAGCTGTTCAGGTTCATGGGCGTCAGCCTTGATTTCTGAACTTGAACATTTCAAGAATGGGAAGCTGACTACACCTTCTTGTAAGAGCACAAGAATGTCAGACTTAAGTTTCATGGATGACTTTGAAGAAATAGAAAGGCTAGCAATGGTATGTGATGATAAGCCTTCAAAATCATATGATGTAAAGAGAGAGGCAACAGAATCAGCAGGTAAAGAGCTGGTTCCAGTTGATGGTCTCAGTGAAACAACTAATCAAGTTCACCCGCACAAGACTGAGAAGGGACTCCTGAAGTTAATTGAACTTGTCGAGGGAGTTATCCAGAGATCGTCAAAGGATTACAGTAGCAACCTTGTGCAATCTGGTGGCAACATGGGTGATCAATCTACGCTGATAACTGGTTATTTTGCTCATGCATTCTTATGGAAAACATCAGAACTCACTTGTGTACTGCGACACTTCATTGTTGTATGCAATGAGCTTCTGTATGGGAATACTGATGTCGAAAGATTTGTTCTTGAAGTGAGCCTCACACTAGACTGGATACTGAACCACTGCTTTTCACTGCAAGATGTATCAGAGATGAGGGAAACTATCATAAAGCATTTGCATTTAGATAGCACTGATGTGCATGAAGCTGTTGCAGCCAAACAAATAGGAGTCCAAGCCACAAATGGCATAGATGAACCCGGCACTCCAAACAGCGTGCAGATGTCACTAGTTTCTGCATCAAGCCCCATGGATATTGGACTTAAAGCTGATAATGACACAGACAGTATAAGGAATGGAGTCTCATTCTCTTTCCATGCACCGGAAGTAAAATCTTCAAGTTTGCGAGCAGAACTTAATGCATTGAAAGAAACAGGAAATCTGGTAACACATGGTGTTGATGGTAAATCAACAGTGAGTGAACTTGACAAACACAAATCCATCGCTAACTCTGAGGTAAACAAGGGCAGTCTACAGGGAAGCAGTCACTCTACTGAAGAAGACCCAAAATGTGTTTCTGGGAATAAAGATAAAAATCTACACACG CAGCTGGAGATCTCGACAGCATCAGAGAAGCTCATCGAGTGTCAGGAGACAATCCTAAACCTGGGAAAGCAACTGAAAGCACTTTCATCGCCAAAGGATGCCACCTCGGTTCGTCCAGAGCGAAAACCTCGGTCTAAGTCACTGAATGAGATGCTAGCCGTCGATGATGGGGGATTCTATGACCTCAGCTCCCCGAAGACCAAGGAGATTATATGCTCAGAAATAAGGCCACCACATGAAAGAAAACTTTCTGCCGATGAGGGAGGTGACGATTCAGAATCGTGTTATTCTCACCCAACACCAGTGGTTCCACCCGGCAAACCTTACGGTGTGAGCGGAACCTGCAAGAAAGAAGCCACTGCCAAGGCCGTATCACTAGCCGTTGTCCCAAGCAAGCACAAGGGGAACCCCAACTTGCTCAAGAGGATCCTGACAGGAAGGAGGAGGGATGCCATAATCAAGCCAAAGGTGGTCCTGAGTGCTTAG
- the LOC109746920 gene encoding filament-like plant protein 7 isoform X6 gives MDHKTWLWRKKASERTVLVKNKPNISDKEHEIARLERSLQGLNEQLSFAHAECFEKDAILSKQAKVAEEAILGWEKAEAEAIAIKTELDDTLHQKAMVEQRICQLDEALNVAAEERELLIKDTAQIISCEKDKVWNLEQNVAEKENIIASLDDEYSRLSEILSVKEKIILDLTESNAVKESDLKDLAAKLESTERSNSSLRYEVCMLQKQLDIRSEERKCNLKSADASHKQHLENVRKITKLEEECKRLRSMVRKRLPGPAAVARMRSEVETLGSSTTHIRTGKLNSSPSFNSYDQIQNSSNASHVSPSLLARLHVTEDENKAMKESLSRKDGELQLSRTMLARTTSKLSQVEAQLEDLSGDRATTELAKRSPTVIENPLSSISEGGRNEDNVSCSGSWASALISELEHFKNGKLTTPSCKSTRMSDLSFMDDFEEIERLAMVCDDKPSKSYDVKREATESAGKELVPVDGLSETTNQVHPHKTEKGLLKLIELVEGVIQRSSKDYSSNLVQSGGNMGDQSTLITGYFAHAFLWKTSELTCVLRHFIVVCNELLYGNTDVERFVLEVSLTLDWILNHCFSLQDVSEMRETIIKHLHLDSTDVHEAVAAKQIGVQATNGIDEPGTPNSVQMSLVSASSPMDIGLKADNDTDSIRNGVSFSFHAPEVKSSSLRAELNALKETGNLVTHGVDGKSTVSELDKHKSIANSEVNKGSLQGSSHSTEEDPKCVSGNKDKNLHTLEISTASEKLIECQETILNLGKQLKALSSPKDATSVRPERKPRSKSLNEMLAVDDGGFYDLSSPKTKEIICSEIRPPHERKLSADEGGDDSESCYSHPTPVVPPGKPYGVSGTCKKEATAKAVSLAVVPSKHKGNPNLLKRILTGRRRDAIIKPKVVLSA, from the exons ATGGATCATAAAACATGGCTTTGGAGAAAGAAGGCATCAGAAAGGACTGTTTTGGTAAAGAATAAACCCAATATATCAGATAAGGAACATGAG ATTGCGCGGCTAGAGAGATCACTGCAAGGCTTAAATGAACAACTTTCATTTGCTCATGCTGAATGCTTCGAGAAGGATGCTATTTTATCCAAGCAAGCAAAAGTAGCTGAAGAAGCCATACTAG GCTGGGAGAAAGCAGAGGCTGAAGCTATAGCTATCAAGACAGAACTTGATGATACTCTGCATCAGAAAGCCATGGTTGAGCAAAGGATTTGTCAGCTTGATGAGGCTCTAAATGTTGCAGCGGAAGAGAGGGAGTTATTGATAAAGGACACTGCTCAAATAATTTCTTGTGAGAAGGATAAAGTTTGGAATCTAGAACAAAATGTCGCGGAGAAGGAGAACATAATTGCTAGCTTGGACGATGAGTACAGCAGACTATCTGAAATCCTCTCAGTAAAAGAGAAAATCATCTTAGATCTAACTGAATCAAATGCAGTCAAAGAGTCAGACTTGAAGGACCTTGCGGCAAAACTAGAGTCGACAGAGAGATCAAATTCTTCTCTTAGATATGAGGTTTGCATGCTGCAGAAGCAACTTGATATTCGTAGTGAGGAAAGGAAGTGTAACCTCAAATCTGCTGATGCTTCACACAAACAGCATCTTGAAAACGTAAGGAAGATTACTaagctagaagaagaatgcaagaGATTGCGCTCAATGGTACGTAAAAGGCTACCAGGACCAGCTGCCGTTGCTAGAATGAGAAGTGAAGTTGAAACACTGGGCAGCAGTACAACACACATAAGGACGGGAAAGTTGAATTCTTCGCCATCCTTCAATTCATATGATCAGATACAGAACTCTTCCAATGCATCGCATGTAAGTCCTTCATTGCTTGCAAGGCTACACGTGACGGAAGATGAAAATAAGGCCATGAAGGAATCTCTTTCTAGAAAGGATGGTGAACTTCAGCTTTCCCGTACTATGCTTGCTCGCACAACCTCTAAGCTTTCCCAAGTTGAAGCTCAACTCGAAGACTTATCAGGTGATCGAGCTACCACAGAACTGGCAAAAAGAAGTCCTACAGTGATTGAAAATCCTCTTTCATCTATCTCCGAGGGTGGTCGCAATGAAGATAATGTCAGCTGTTCAGGTTCATGGGCGTCAGCCTTGATTTCTGAACTTGAACATTTCAAGAATGGGAAGCTGACTACACCTTCTTGTAAGAGCACAAGAATGTCAGACTTAAGTTTCATGGATGACTTTGAAGAAATAGAAAGGCTAGCAATGGTATGTGATGATAAGCCTTCAAAATCATATGATGTAAAGAGAGAGGCAACAGAATCAGCAGGTAAAGAGCTGGTTCCAGTTGATGGTCTCAGTGAAACAACTAATCAAGTTCACCCGCACAAGACTGAGAAGGGACTCCTGAAGTTAATTGAACTTGTCGAGGGAGTTATCCAGAGATCGTCAAAGGATTACAGTAGCAACCTTGTGCAATCTGGTGGCAACATGGGTGATCAATCTACGCTGATAACTGGTTATTTTGCTCATGCATTCTTATGGAAAACATCAGAACTCACTTGTGTACTGCGACACTTCATTGTTGTATGCAATGAGCTTCTGTATGGGAATACTGATGTCGAAAGATTTGTTCTTGAAGTGAGCCTCACACTAGACTGGATACTGAACCACTGCTTTTCACTGCAAGATGTATCAGAGATGAGGGAAACTATCATAAAGCATTTGCATTTAGATAGCACTGATGTGCATGAAGCTGTTGCAGCCAAACAAATAGGAGTCCAAGCCACAAATGGCATAGATGAACCCGGCACTCCAAACAGCGTGCAGATGTCACTAGTTTCTGCATCAAGCCCCATGGATATTGGACTTAAAGCTGATAATGACACAGACAGTATAAGGAATGGAGTCTCATTCTCTTTCCATGCACCGGAAGTAAAATCTTCAAGTTTGCGAGCAGAACTTAATGCATTGAAAGAAACAGGAAATCTGGTAACACATGGTGTTGATGGTAAATCAACAGTGAGTGAACTTGACAAACACAAATCCATCGCTAACTCTGAGGTAAACAAGGGCAGTCTACAGGGAAGCAGTCACTCTACTGAAGAAGACCCAAAATGTGTTTCTGGGAATAAAGATAAAAATCTACACACG CTGGAGATCTCGACAGCATCAGAGAAGCTCATCGAGTGTCAGGAGACAATCCTAAACCTGGGAAAGCAACTGAAAGCACTTTCATCGCCAAAGGATGCCACCTCGGTTCGTCCAGAGCGAAAACCTCGGTCTAAGTCACTGAATGAGATGCTAGCCGTCGATGATGGGGGATTCTATGACCTCAGCTCCCCGAAGACCAAGGAGATTATATGCTCAGAAATAAGGCCACCACATGAAAGAAAACTTTCTGCCGATGAGGGAGGTGACGATTCAGAATCGTGTTATTCTCACCCAACACCAGTGGTTCCACCCGGCAAACCTTACGGTGTGAGCGGAACCTGCAAGAAAGAAGCCACTGCCAAGGCCGTATCACTAGCCGTTGTCCCAAGCAAGCACAAGGGGAACCCCAACTTGCTCAAGAGGATCCTGACAGGAAGGAGGAGGGATGCCATAATCAAGCCAAAGGTGGTCCTGAGTGCTTAG